The sequence below is a genomic window from Rhodococcus sp. 4CII.
CGTCGGCAGGGTCGCCGCCCGCGTAGAGGTCGCGCAGCAGGGCCGCGACCTTGCGGCGCCGTTCGCGCAGCCGGTCGACGCCCTCGGGGTCCGGACGGTCCCGAAGGCCCAGCCGGGCGGCGAGTTCGTCGGTGCGCGCGCAGGTTTCCGCGAGCCGCGGTCCGTCCCACGCGATGCGTTCGACCAGGTTGTCGAGCTGCTCGACGACCGCGGCGAGTTCGAGGCGTGCGGCGTCCTCGGTGACACCTGGCGCCACCCGCTGCACGAGGGTCTCCCGGATCGTGGTCGTCAGTTGGGTCAGGTCGGTCGAGTAGACGGTCATCGGATGTCTGGCGCGGATACTCCCTCGTTCACGGGGAGAGAAGCGCCAGCCTCCCTTCTGTCGGTGGGGTCGGTTACGTTGCAGGGCGTGGGGAAGTGGTGCGGTACACGTTCCGGTTGCGGCCCGGTGCTCAGGCGGAGCGTGCGCTGACCGAGGAGTGGCATCGGTGCCGATTCCTGTGGAACGAGGCCGTCCACCAACAGAAGTCGGGGGCTCGGCCGACGTTCGGGAAGTTGTCGAAACTCCTGACCGATGCTCGTGCGCGTAACGCGTGGCTGAGAGAGGGGTCGCAGGTCGCGCAGCAGCAGACATTGCGCACGTACCGGCGGGCGCTCGATCAGTCGTGCACGGTGAAGGGTCGTGGACGCCCTAAGTTCAAGCCCCGCGGGACGAGCTTGCCGAGTGTGGAGTTCACCTGCCGCGGGTTCCGAATCCGTGACGGCCGGTTGGTGCTGCCGAAGGGCATCAGTGTTCCGGTGGTATGGTCGCGGGAGTTGCCGTCGGAACCGTCGAGTGTCCGGATCACCCGGGATTCGCTGGGGCATTGGTACGCGTCGTTCGTCGTCCGCCGCGAGGTCACACCCGTCCCGGATGCGACGGGCGGCGTGCCATCTTCCGCCGCGCCTTCGCCAACTCAGCCGCGCACCGCTTCCGATGCCCCAGAAACGGCAGATCGAACTCACCATTCGTGGTGGTCGCCGTGCAGGACACCGCAGTCGAAGGGGTACGAGCGGGCGAAACGGCAGGCAGCGAAGCTGCACACGAAAGCGGCCCGGCAAACGAAACACGACTCGCGGGTGTGGGCGAAGCAAGTTGTCGACAGCCACGAGCTGATCGCGGTGGAGGACTTCACGCCGAAGTTCCTCGCCAGGTCGACGATGGCGCGTAAGGCCGCCGATTCTGCGATCGGCGCGGCGAAGCGAGAGTTGATCGAGCGTGGTGTGCGGGCCGGCCGGAGGGTGGTGTTGGTGCGGCCCGCGTACACGACGATGACGTGTTCGAGGTGTTGCGCGAGAGCCAAGCAGCGCCTCGAACTCGATGAGCGAGTCTTCCGATGCACGACCTGCGGCTATACCGCCGGTCGGGATCGGAACGCTGCCGGGGTGATCCTGGCTGTGGCAGAGCGCGGCCACACATGTGTTGACGATGTCAGACAATCTGGTCACCTCCCTCGGGGATGGTTGGGTTGCGGTCCGAGCGTGAAATCTCCGGCCTTCAGGCAGGAGAAGCGTTAAGTCAGAGTCCCCATTCGCCGTCGCGCAGCATCTTCCCCAGCCAGCCCACGCTGAAGTAGACGCTGTGCGCCATGTTCGAGTACCGCAGTTCGTCGCGGTCGCCGCGCTTGTAGATGTCGACTGCCTGGAGGCAGCCCACCGCGGTCTTGACCAGCGACTGCACCGACCACCAGGTGAGGGCTTCGGTGCTCGGGCGCCACCCGGCCGCCGTCTCGTACACGTCGAGGAACGGCTCGAGTTCGAGCAGCTTGCACAGCAATGGCGAACGGCCGCGCGAGGTGCGTTGCGCGAACCAGGCGATGTCGGCGGTCGGGTCGGAGAAGTGCGCGGTCTCCCAGTCGAGGACACCGGAGATCGCACCGTCCTGTACGACCAGGTTGCCGATCCGGAAATCGTTGTGGACCAGAGCGACCCGGCCGGACACCCAATCGCTGCGGTGGTCGAGCCACGCGCAGGCCAGGTCGAGGATCGGGATCGGGATGTCGACGGCCTCGTGGTACACGCGCGACCAGGCGTCGTTCTCGATCCGTCCGGTGTCGGATCCGTCCGGGACCGGCCCGAGCACGTCCAGGCCCAGCGCGGCCGGGGTGGCAGTGTGCAGGCGTGCCATCGACCGCGCGACCTCGCGTCCGAGACGGGCTCGTGTAGCGAGGTCCGGGATCAGGCGCGACACGGTGTTCGGCATCGGAATGATGCCCGGCACCTTCTCCATCACGAAGTACCCGCGCTCGCCGGCGGTCTCGCTGCGGTGCGTGACGACGGCGGGCACCCGCATCCCGATGCGGGCGGCGGTGGTGAGCAGCGCGACCTCGCGGTCGACGTCGTAGTCGCCGGTGATCCCGCTGACGGGTTGCCGTTTGACCGCGTAGGTCGCGGTGGTCGGCGCCGTGCCGTTGGTCCACCGCGCGGTGACCAGATAGGTCTCCCACGAGTTGCCCTCGCCGCGCCGGTCGATGTCGGTCAGGCGGAGCGAGCCGCCCGCCGACAGCACAGTGTCGAGGGACGCGGTCAACTCGTCGAAGAAGCCGTCGTGCACGGGTGTGCTGGTGGTGGTGTCTGTCTCGGCCACGGATGTCACTTCGAGCCTCACTCGGGTCGGTTCTCAGAAGATGGTCGGGTTGGGGCCGCCGCCGTCGACGACCAGGAGTTG
It includes:
- a CDS encoding RNA-guided endonuclease TnpB family protein, with translation MVRYTFRLRPGAQAERALTEEWHRCRFLWNEAVHQQKSGARPTFGKLSKLLTDARARNAWLREGSQVAQQQTLRTYRRALDQSCTVKGRGRPKFKPRGTSLPSVEFTCRGFRIRDGRLVLPKGISVPVVWSRELPSEPSSVRITRDSLGHWYASFVVRREVTPVPDATGGVPSSAAPSPTQPRTASDAPETADRTHHSWWSPCRTPQSKGYERAKRQAAKLHTKAARQTKHDSRVWAKQVVDSHELIAVEDFTPKFLARSTMARKAADSAIGAAKRELIERGVRAGRRVVLVRPAYTTMTCSRCCARAKQRLELDERVFRCTTCGYTAGRDRNAAGVILAVAERGHTCVDDVRQSGHLPRGWLGCGPSVKSPAFRQEKR
- a CDS encoding phosphotransferase family protein, whose protein sequence is MAETDTTTSTPVHDGFFDELTASLDTVLSAGGSLRLTDIDRRGEGNSWETYLVTARWTNGTAPTTATYAVKRQPVSGITGDYDVDREVALLTTAARIGMRVPAVVTHRSETAGERGYFVMEKVPGIIPMPNTVSRLIPDLATRARLGREVARSMARLHTATPAALGLDVLGPVPDGSDTGRIENDAWSRVYHEAVDIPIPILDLACAWLDHRSDWVSGRVALVHNDFRIGNLVVQDGAISGVLDWETAHFSDPTADIAWFAQRTSRGRSPLLCKLLELEPFLDVYETAAGWRPSTEALTWWSVQSLVKTAVGCLQAVDIYKRGDRDELRYSNMAHSVYFSVGWLGKMLRDGEWGL